The Streptomyces sp. NBC_01775 genome includes a region encoding these proteins:
- a CDS encoding SDR family NAD(P)-dependent oxidoreductase, whose amino-acid sequence MLLRAGQTAVVTGAASGVGLAMARRFAAEGLNVALADVERAPLEKAADELRDNGARVLAHLTDVSEPEAVEELAEAVQESFGAVHVLCNNAGVGSGAEGRMWQHEINDWKWAFAVNVWGVFHGIRAFVPRMLASGEPGHIVNTSSGDGGIAPLSTASVYAVTKSAVVTMTESLYAQLRAEGAEVSASVLFPGPHMLRTGLWESYRNRPERYAKTRPRKTPYRSLDQWEAAMREAGQEVRFTPVEDVADVVVTGIEEDRFWMLPPSEHSDAQIRARARSMLERANPDYLETFVLDRGKQA is encoded by the coding sequence ATGCTGCTGCGGGCCGGACAGACCGCCGTCGTCACCGGGGCCGCGAGCGGCGTGGGGCTGGCGATGGCGCGTCGCTTCGCGGCGGAGGGGCTGAACGTCGCCCTGGCCGACGTCGAGCGGGCGCCGCTGGAGAAGGCCGCGGACGAGCTGCGGGACAACGGGGCGCGGGTGCTGGCGCACCTCACCGATGTGAGCGAGCCGGAGGCGGTCGAGGAACTGGCCGAGGCCGTCCAGGAGAGCTTCGGCGCCGTCCATGTGCTGTGCAACAACGCCGGTGTCGGCTCGGGAGCCGAGGGGCGCATGTGGCAGCACGAGATCAACGACTGGAAGTGGGCGTTCGCGGTCAACGTCTGGGGAGTCTTCCACGGCATCCGGGCCTTCGTGCCCCGGATGCTGGCCTCCGGCGAGCCCGGACACATCGTCAACACCTCATCGGGCGACGGCGGTATCGCGCCGCTGTCCACCGCCTCGGTGTACGCGGTGACCAAGTCCGCAGTCGTCACGATGACCGAGTCCCTCTACGCCCAGTTGCGGGCCGAGGGCGCGGAGGTCAGCGCCTCCGTGCTCTTCCCGGGCCCGCACATGCTGCGTACGGGCCTGTGGGAGTCCTACCGCAACCGCCCCGAGCGCTACGCCAAGACCCGTCCCCGCAAGACGCCCTACCGCTCCCTGGACCAGTGGGAGGCGGCGATGCGCGAGGCGGGCCAGGAGGTGCGCTTCACGCCCGTCGAGGACGTCGCGGACGTGGTCGTGACGGGCATCGAGGAGGACCGTTTCTGGATGCTCCCGCCCAGTGAGCACAGCGACGCGCAGATCAGGGCCCGCGCCCGGTCGATGCTGGAGCGCGCCAACCCGGACTACTTGGAGACCTTCGTACTGGATCGGGGGAAGCAGGCATGA
- a CDS encoding amidohydrolase family protein — MNERGPDTRVSRDPEQESRDPYLIISSDCHAGLPTEEYRPYLDSRFHRAFEEFLGQREARVEESTRLGIRNETFARKWFEDNEEGLRGGWDAAQRVKELDGDGVAGEVVFPDADAVDSGTAAPFGVGLGLSGDQDPALGMAGAQAHNRWLADFCAQHPERHCGVALLPVTGETDAVVAEIHRAKESGLGALMIPSMWVDKAPYHDRRYDPVWAAAAETRMPVVTHSGAAPRHEYGDHLGIYVSEVTWWPARPLWFLLWSGVFERHPGLRFGVAESGCWWLPNLLWFMDRLYLGAHGGKKLSPFAELKRPPHEYLDRQVFICATNTKRRELAQRYEIGVGNILWGSDFPHPEGTWPRTREWLRSTFHDIPVTETRRMLGESAAEVFGFDTVALAPLARRIGPSPAELGQPGDQGPVEDSWRRSRETGRHWLTGSDFPAIGTDTP, encoded by the coding sequence ATGAACGAGCGAGGCCCGGACACGCGGGTGTCCCGTGACCCCGAACAGGAGTCCCGTGACCCGTACCTGATCATCTCCTCGGACTGCCACGCCGGACTGCCGACCGAGGAGTACCGCCCCTATCTGGACAGCCGGTTCCACCGCGCCTTCGAAGAGTTCCTCGGGCAGCGCGAGGCGCGCGTCGAGGAGTCCACCCGGCTGGGCATCCGGAACGAGACGTTCGCGCGCAAGTGGTTCGAGGACAACGAGGAAGGGCTGCGCGGCGGCTGGGACGCGGCACAGCGCGTCAAGGAGCTGGACGGCGACGGGGTGGCGGGCGAGGTCGTCTTCCCCGACGCCGACGCGGTCGACAGCGGCACGGCGGCGCCCTTCGGCGTGGGCCTGGGCCTGTCCGGGGACCAGGACCCCGCGCTGGGCATGGCGGGCGCCCAGGCACACAATCGCTGGCTCGCCGACTTCTGCGCGCAGCATCCGGAACGGCACTGCGGTGTCGCGCTGCTGCCCGTCACGGGGGAGACCGACGCGGTCGTCGCGGAGATCCACCGGGCGAAGGAATCCGGGCTCGGCGCGCTGATGATCCCCTCCATGTGGGTCGACAAGGCGCCCTACCACGACCGGCGTTACGACCCCGTCTGGGCGGCGGCGGCCGAGACCCGGATGCCCGTGGTCACCCACTCCGGAGCCGCCCCGCGCCACGAGTACGGCGACCACCTCGGCATCTACGTCAGCGAGGTCACCTGGTGGCCGGCGCGCCCCTTGTGGTTCCTCCTGTGGTCCGGCGTTTTCGAGCGCCATCCGGGGCTGCGGTTCGGCGTCGCGGAATCCGGCTGCTGGTGGCTGCCCAACCTCCTGTGGTTCATGGACCGTCTCTATCTGGGCGCGCACGGAGGGAAGAAGCTCTCGCCCTTCGCCGAGCTGAAGCGTCCGCCCCACGAGTACCTCGACCGCCAGGTCTTCATCTGTGCCACCAACACCAAGCGGCGCGAACTCGCCCAGCGCTACGAGATCGGCGTCGGCAACATCCTGTGGGGCAGCGACTTTCCGCACCCCGAGGGCACCTGGCCCAGGACCCGCGAATGGCTGCGGAGCACCTTCCACGACATCCCCGTCACCGAGACGCGCCGGATGCTCGGAGAATCGGCCGCCGAGGTCTTCGGCTTCGACACCGTGGCGCTGGCGCCGCTCGCCCGCCGTATCGGGCCCTCACCGGCCGAGCTGGGCCAGCCAGGGGACCAGGGGCCCGTCGAGGACTCCTGGCGGCGCTCGCGCGAGACGGGCCGCCACTGGCTGACCGGAAGCGACTTCCCGGCCATAGGGACGGACACGCCATGA
- a CDS encoding amidohydrolase family protein: protein MSSDGHTKSGDGHTKSGEDRYTVISADCHAGADLLDYKPYLEKRHHDAFDAWAATYVNPYEDLLADTADRNWNSERRLAEMEADGIVAEVVFPNTIPPFYPAASLMAPVPTREEFAQRWAGLRAHNRWLADFCALAPGRRAGIAQILLNDVDEAVKEVRWAHENGLTGGILLPGAPPGSGVPELYSYAYDPLWAVCAELGVPVNHHGGSASPPLGEEPAARAVFMVETTWFSHRALWHLIFGGAFRRHPALRLVLTEQGSGWIPGVLEMLDYYHGRLVSAASRAATAESKFGAGLAASMGQGPSEVWRANCYVGASFMRPHEVPLRERIGLDKIMWGSDYPHDEGTCPYSREGLRVAFAGVPREEVAAMVGGNAAGVYGFDLGLLDPVAARVGPTVAEVAEPLTDVPSDATSPAFAPGGRVRVW from the coding sequence ATGAGCAGCGACGGACACACCAAGAGCGGCGACGGACACACCAAGAGCGGTGAGGACCGCTACACCGTCATCTCCGCCGACTGCCACGCGGGAGCCGATCTCCTCGACTACAAGCCCTACTTGGAAAAGCGGCACCACGACGCGTTCGACGCCTGGGCCGCCACCTACGTCAACCCGTACGAGGATCTGCTGGCAGACACGGCCGACCGCAACTGGAACTCCGAGCGGCGGCTGGCGGAGATGGAGGCGGACGGCATCGTCGCCGAGGTCGTCTTCCCCAACACCATCCCGCCCTTCTACCCCGCCGCCTCCCTGATGGCGCCCGTGCCCACCCGCGAGGAGTTCGCGCAGCGCTGGGCGGGGCTGCGCGCGCACAACCGGTGGCTCGCCGACTTCTGCGCGCTCGCACCCGGACGGCGCGCCGGCATCGCGCAGATCCTGCTCAACGACGTCGACGAGGCCGTCAAGGAAGTGCGCTGGGCCCACGAGAACGGGCTGACCGGCGGCATCCTGCTGCCCGGAGCGCCGCCCGGGTCCGGGGTGCCCGAGCTGTACTCGTACGCCTACGACCCCCTGTGGGCCGTCTGCGCCGAGCTGGGCGTGCCCGTCAACCACCACGGCGGCTCCGCCTCGCCGCCCCTGGGCGAGGAACCGGCGGCGCGCGCGGTCTTCATGGTGGAGACCACCTGGTTCTCGCACCGTGCCCTGTGGCACCTCATCTTCGGCGGCGCGTTCCGGCGTCACCCCGCGCTCCGGCTCGTGCTGACCGAGCAGGGGTCCGGGTGGATCCCCGGTGTGCTGGAGATGCTGGACTACTACCACGGCCGCCTCGTCTCCGCCGCCTCGCGCGCCGCCACCGCCGAGTCCAAGTTCGGCGCGGGGCTCGCCGCTTCCATGGGCCAGGGCCCCAGCGAGGTGTGGCGCGCCAACTGCTACGTCGGCGCCAGCTTCATGAGGCCGCACGAGGTGCCGCTGCGGGAGCGCATCGGCCTCGACAAGATCATGTGGGGGAGCGACTACCCGCACGACGAGGGGACGTGTCCCTACTCGCGGGAGGGGCTGCGGGTGGCCTTCGCCGGCGTGCCCCGGGAGGAGGTCGCGGCGATGGTGGGGGGCAACGCGGCGGGCGTGTACGGCTTCGACCTCGGGCTGCTCGATCCGGTCGCGGCCCGTGTCGGGCCGACGGTCGCGGAGGTCGCCGAGCCGCTGACGGACGTCCCGTCCGACGCGACGAGCCCCGCCTTCGCACCCGGTGGCCGCGTCCGCGTCTGGTGA
- a CDS encoding helix-turn-helix transcriptional regulator, with the protein MPKTSARLLSLLSLLQARRDWPGALLAERLEISPRTVRRDVDRLRELGYPITAAKGPDGGYRLDAGTELPPLLFDDEQAVALAVALQIAVTTGAGIEEAAARALTTVRQVMPARLRHRIDTLRVTAVERPSARPNPQVDSGVLMTLSAAVHACEVLRFDYAPVSPPEADDERAPAPPRRVQPHHLVTWGGRWYLVAWDLDRDDWRTFRADRITPRTPTGPRFTPREVPGGEVAAFIADRFQGSDGSGDRPCRGEVILDLPAAAVSRYTPDGVVEELGPDRCRLVLGSWSWPGLAATIGRFDAGIEVVGPPELKDAFAHLARRFADAATDGPAELAPPPSSH; encoded by the coding sequence ATGCCGAAGACCTCAGCCCGACTGCTCTCGCTGCTCTCGCTGCTCCAGGCGCGCCGGGACTGGCCGGGGGCGCTGCTGGCCGAGCGGCTGGAAATCAGCCCGCGCACCGTGCGCCGCGACGTCGACCGCCTGCGCGAACTCGGCTACCCCATCACGGCGGCCAAGGGGCCGGACGGTGGATACCGGCTCGACGCCGGCACGGAGCTGCCCCCGTTGCTGTTCGACGACGAGCAGGCCGTCGCACTCGCCGTCGCACTCCAGATCGCCGTCACCACCGGCGCCGGCATCGAGGAAGCCGCGGCACGCGCGCTGACCACCGTCCGGCAGGTCATGCCCGCCCGGCTGCGCCACCGCATCGACACCCTCCGGGTCACCGCCGTCGAGCGGCCCTCGGCGCGGCCGAACCCACAGGTCGACAGCGGCGTACTCATGACGCTCAGCGCCGCCGTCCACGCCTGTGAGGTGCTGCGCTTCGACTACGCACCCGTTTCCCCACCGGAAGCCGACGACGAGCGTGCCCCGGCTCCCCCGCGCCGGGTGCAGCCCCACCACCTCGTCACCTGGGGCGGTCGCTGGTACCTCGTCGCCTGGGACCTCGACCGCGACGACTGGCGCACCTTCCGCGCCGACCGGATCACCCCGCGCACCCCCACGGGCCCCCGCTTCACCCCGCGCGAAGTGCCCGGAGGCGAGGTGGCCGCCTTTATCGCCGACAGGTTCCAGGGCTCCGACGGCTCGGGTGACCGGCCCTGCCGCGGCGAGGTGATCCTCGACCTGCCGGCCGCCGCCGTGTCCCGCTACACCCCCGACGGAGTCGTCGAGGAGCTCGGCCCGGACCGCTGCCGGCTCGTTCTGGGGTCGTGGTCATGGCCCGGTCTGGCCGCCACCATCGGCAGGTTCGACGCCGGCATCGAGGTCGTCGGCCCGCCCGAACTCAAGGACGCCTTCGCGCACCTGGCCCGTCGCTTCGCCGACGCCGCGACCGACGGCCCCGCCGAGCTCGCCCCGCCGCCCTCGAGCCACTGA
- a CDS encoding VOC family protein, translating to MAVNAVTHLNFRGDAREALTFYQSVFGGDVAVVTYKDAGNVQEPAGADQVMWGQVAADSGFRVMAYDVPADMPWNQGENAFFVSLRGETTEEITAYWKKLSDGAAVLQPLEPAQWAPLYGMLKDRFGVTWVLDVVSEYNAS from the coding sequence ATGGCCGTCAACGCTGTGACCCACCTGAACTTCCGGGGTGACGCCCGCGAGGCACTCACGTTCTACCAGTCGGTATTCGGCGGGGACGTGGCCGTGGTCACGTACAAGGACGCCGGAAACGTCCAGGAGCCGGCCGGGGCGGACCAGGTGATGTGGGGTCAGGTTGCCGCCGACAGCGGCTTCCGCGTGATGGCCTACGACGTGCCCGCCGACATGCCGTGGAACCAGGGCGAGAACGCCTTCTTCGTCTCGCTCCGTGGCGAAACGACCGAAGAGATCACCGCGTACTGGAAGAAGCTGTCCGACGGCGCGGCTGTCCTCCAGCCGCTGGAGCCCGCGCAGTGGGCGCCCCTGTACGGAATGCTGAAGGACCGGTTCGGCGTCACCTGGGTCCTGGACGTCGTCAGCGAGTACAACGCGTCCTGA
- a CDS encoding winged helix DNA-binding domain-containing protein, whose product MTVLGTRALNRATLARQLLLDRADVPVLDAVAHLGGMQAQEPQEPFVGLWSRLRAFDPTALSDLLTGRSVVRTHLMRRTVHLVTAADALAWRARHGAMLRQRVLGVYRRELDGVDLDELAAAGRAVMADGEPRSMSELGRALAGRWPAPGPRALGEMLVAALVPMAQLPPRGLWRTKAGVRNVPLASWLGREIDQPDPDGSDPVGQALVRRYLAAFGPAASADLRAWSGLAGLPAAVDAIRGELVSFRDERGRELLDLPQAPRPDPDTPAPVRFLPAFDNALLGYHDRGRIVDDAHRGLSVAGTRVVLVDGRVAATWSVEAGTVTVTPLCRFSRADRTAVAEEARVLAAFLSDNDSHRVQILASPR is encoded by the coding sequence ATGACCGTTCTCGGCACCCGGGCGCTCAACCGCGCGACGCTCGCCCGGCAGCTGCTCCTCGACCGCGCCGACGTTCCCGTCCTCGACGCCGTCGCGCACCTCGGCGGCATGCAGGCGCAGGAACCGCAGGAGCCCTTCGTCGGACTCTGGTCGCGGCTGCGCGCGTTCGACCCGACAGCGCTCTCGGACCTGCTGACCGGGCGGAGCGTGGTGCGGACCCACCTCATGCGCCGCACCGTCCACCTCGTCACCGCCGCCGACGCCCTGGCCTGGCGGGCCCGCCACGGCGCCATGCTGCGCCAACGGGTCCTCGGGGTCTACCGCCGTGAGCTGGACGGGGTGGATCTCGATGAGCTCGCGGCGGCGGGCCGGGCGGTGATGGCCGACGGCGAGCCGCGCTCGATGAGCGAGCTGGGGCGGGCGCTCGCCGGGCGCTGGCCGGCGCCGGGGCCACGGGCACTGGGGGAGATGCTGGTCGCCGCCCTCGTCCCGATGGCACAGCTGCCGCCGCGCGGGCTCTGGCGCACGAAGGCAGGAGTGCGCAACGTCCCGCTCGCCTCCTGGCTGGGACGCGAGATCGACCAGCCGGATCCGGACGGTTCCGATCCGGTCGGGCAGGCGCTGGTACGGCGCTATCTGGCCGCGTTCGGCCCCGCCGCCTCGGCCGATCTGCGCGCCTGGTCCGGCCTCGCTGGGCTCCCCGCGGCCGTCGACGCGATACGCGGGGAACTGGTCTCCTTCCGCGACGAGCGAGGCCGGGAACTGCTGGACCTCCCCCAGGCCCCGCGCCCCGACCCTGACACGCCCGCCCCGGTGCGGTTTCTGCCGGCGTTCGACAACGCGCTCCTCGGCTATCACGACCGCGGCCGGATCGTCGACGACGCCCACCGCGGCCTGTCGGTAGCCGGCACCCGCGTCGTGCTGGTCGACGGCAGGGTCGCCGCGACCTGGAGCGTCGAGGCCGGCACCGTGACGGTCACCCCGTTGTGCCGCTTCTCGCGAGCCGACCGCACCGCCGTCGCCGAAGAGGCGCGGGTGCTGGCAGCGTTCCTCTCCGACAACGACAGCCACCGCGTACAGATCCTCGCCTCTCCCCGCTGA
- a CDS encoding sterol desaturase family protein → MPSSLPDVVLWSIPAFVLLTVLEMVSYRLHPDEDSAGYETKDAATSIAMGLGSLVFDALWKVPIVALYAAVYELTPLRVPILWWTLPLMLLAQDFFYYWSHRGHHVIRILWACHVVHHSSRKFNLTTALRQPWTTWTVWPFYVPMIALGVHPAALAFCSSANLVYQFWVHTERIGKLPRPIEFVFNTPSHHRVHHASQGGYLDRNFGGILIVWDRMFRSFVPETDGCVFGLTKNIGTFNPLRVATHEYAAIARDIRAAEDWRERAGRVFRGPGWNPRRTRAEEAHAEEAHAEGTHAEGTHAEGAEPSKRPGPSLSSTL, encoded by the coding sequence ATGCCGTCCAGCCTTCCCGACGTCGTGCTCTGGTCGATCCCCGCCTTCGTGCTGCTCACCGTCCTGGAGATGGTGAGCTACCGCCTGCACCCGGACGAGGACTCCGCCGGATACGAGACCAAGGACGCCGCCACGAGCATCGCCATGGGGCTGGGCAGCCTCGTGTTCGACGCGCTGTGGAAGGTGCCGATCGTCGCGCTGTACGCGGCGGTCTACGAACTGACACCGCTGCGCGTGCCGATCCTGTGGTGGACGCTGCCCCTGATGCTGCTCGCGCAGGACTTCTTCTACTACTGGTCCCACCGGGGCCACCACGTGATCCGCATCCTGTGGGCCTGCCACGTGGTGCACCACTCCAGCCGGAAGTTCAACCTGACCACCGCGCTGCGCCAGCCGTGGACGACCTGGACGGTGTGGCCGTTCTACGTGCCGATGATCGCGCTGGGCGTCCACCCCGCGGCGCTCGCCTTCTGCTCCTCGGCGAACCTGGTCTATCAGTTCTGGGTACACACCGAACGGATCGGAAAGCTGCCTCGTCCGATCGAGTTCGTCTTCAACACGCCCTCGCACCACAGGGTGCACCATGCTTCGCAAGGCGGCTATCTCGACCGCAACTTCGGCGGAATCCTGATCGTCTGGGACCGGATGTTCCGCTCTTTCGTTCCGGAGACCGACGGGTGTGTCTTCGGGCTGACCAAGAACATCGGGACGTTCAACCCGCTGCGCGTCGCCACCCACGAGTACGCGGCCATCGCACGGGACATCCGGGCGGCCGAGGACTGGCGCGAGCGCGCGGGGCGCGTCTTCCGGGGGCCCGGATGGAACCCCCGGCGGACGCGCGCGGAAGAGGCACACGCGGAAGAGGCACACGCGGAAGGGACGCACGCGGAAGGGACGCACGCGGAAGGGGCCGAGCCGTCGAAGCGGCCCGGCCCCTCCCTCAGCTCAACTCTCTGA
- a CDS encoding S8 family peptidase codes for MDSRPSRRRRILALPLGLVLTASLGLAGAAAANAQNAGDDDAPKAKAGEKLSYVVNTETDPGTVERVKKEIRKADGKVVTAYKKIGVIVAHSTNPEFGQTLRAVDGVDSAGATRTAPLKAATTTEVGKPVFVKAPKAAALAQAKAKGQEPLESLQWDKRAIKADKAAKVDEGSKKVTVGVIDTGVDDTHPDLKPNFSAKQSANCVGGKPDASPGAWRPYDPANDYHGTHVAGIIAAPRNGVGVAGAAPGVKVAALKVSEPDTSLFYSEAVVCAMVYAADHGVQVTNNSYYVDPWLYNCGDQADQKAIADSVGRAIKYAQGKGVTTVSSAGNSSHDLASTSIVDDTSPDDGTPVKRTVNPAVCPDVPTMLPGTTSVGSTGPENLKSYYSNYGLNQIDVTAPGGDRRYQTPEEPAKDGGVLSTMPDGDYAYLQGTSMAGPQVAGVAALIKSTHPKATPQEVAWRLKGQAQTLPCPDNYDPDGQGTYAAKCTGVKGNNSFNGHGLVDALAAVTK; via the coding sequence ATGGATTCGAGACCTTCCAGACGACGGCGCATCCTCGCGCTGCCGTTGGGACTGGTGCTGACCGCGTCACTTGGCCTTGCGGGGGCCGCCGCGGCGAACGCGCAGAACGCCGGGGACGACGACGCGCCCAAGGCGAAGGCCGGCGAGAAGCTCAGCTACGTCGTCAACACCGAAACCGATCCGGGTACCGTCGAACGGGTCAAGAAGGAAATACGCAAGGCTGACGGCAAGGTCGTCACGGCGTACAAGAAAATCGGCGTCATCGTCGCCCACTCCACGAACCCGGAGTTCGGCCAGACGCTCCGCGCGGTCGACGGAGTCGACTCGGCCGGTGCCACCCGCACCGCCCCGCTCAAGGCCGCGACCACCACGGAGGTGGGCAAGCCCGTCTTCGTGAAGGCGCCCAAGGCGGCGGCGCTCGCCCAGGCGAAGGCCAAGGGACAGGAGCCGCTGGAGTCCCTCCAGTGGGACAAGCGGGCCATCAAGGCCGACAAGGCCGCCAAGGTCGATGAGGGCAGCAAGAAGGTCACGGTCGGCGTCATCGACACCGGCGTGGACGACACGCACCCGGACCTGAAGCCCAACTTCTCCGCCAAGCAGTCGGCGAACTGCGTCGGCGGCAAGCCGGATGCCTCGCCCGGGGCCTGGCGCCCCTACGACCCGGCCAACGACTACCACGGCACGCACGTCGCCGGCATCATCGCGGCGCCCCGCAACGGCGTCGGCGTCGCCGGTGCGGCACCCGGCGTGAAGGTCGCCGCCCTCAAGGTGAGCGAGCCCGACACCTCGCTGTTCTACAGCGAGGCCGTCGTCTGCGCGATGGTCTACGCGGCCGACCACGGCGTCCAGGTCACCAACAACAGCTACTACGTGGACCCGTGGCTCTACAACTGCGGCGACCAGGCCGACCAGAAGGCCATCGCCGACTCGGTGGGCCGCGCCATCAAGTACGCGCAGGGCAAGGGCGTCACGACGGTCAGCTCGGCGGGCAACTCCTCGCACGACCTCGCGTCGACCTCGATCGTCGACGACACCAGCCCGGACGACGGGACGCCGGTCAAGCGCACCGTCAACCCGGCGGTCTGCCCGGACGTGCCGACGATGCTCCCCGGCACGACCTCCGTCGGCTCCACCGGCCCGGAGAACCTGAAGTCGTACTACTCCAACTACGGCCTGAACCAGATCGACGTCACGGCCCCCGGCGGTGACCGCAGGTACCAGACCCCGGAGGAGCCCGCCAAGGACGGTGGCGTCCTGTCCACCATGCCTGACGGCGACTACGCCTACCTCCAGGGCACCTCGATGGCCGGCCCGCAGGTCGCGGGCGTGGCGGCGCTCATCAAGAGCACCCACCCCAAGGCCACGCCGCAGGAGGTCGCCTGGCGTCTGAAGGGGCAGGCGCAGACCCTGCCGTGCCCGGACAATTACGACCCGGACGGCCAGGGCACCTATGCCGCCAAGTGCACGGGCGTGAAGGGCAACAACAGCTTCAACGGCCACGGTCTCGTGGACGCGCTCGCCGCCGTCACCAAGTGA
- a CDS encoding DUF485 domain-containing protein — protein MDTAPEHASSGPPGSRDYTDVQQSAEFGELRSRYRSFVFPLTVAFIVWYLLYVLLSNYAGGFMGTEVVGNINVAFVFGLAQFLTTFLIAWWYSRFAAAKLDPKAEALKARLEGENAQRQDSRPETLGKEDDA, from the coding sequence GTGGACACCGCCCCAGAGCACGCGAGTTCCGGCCCGCCGGGCAGCCGGGACTACACGGACGTGCAGCAGAGCGCCGAGTTCGGCGAACTCCGGAGCCGCTACCGCTCGTTCGTCTTTCCGCTCACCGTCGCGTTCATCGTCTGGTACCTGCTCTACGTCCTGCTCTCGAACTACGCGGGCGGGTTCATGGGCACCGAGGTCGTCGGCAACATCAACGTCGCCTTCGTCTTCGGTCTCGCACAGTTCCTGACGACCTTTCTCATCGCCTGGTGGTACTCACGGTTCGCCGCCGCGAAGCTCGACCCGAAGGCCGAGGCGCTCAAGGCCCGCCTGGAGGGTGAGAACGCCCAGCGGCAGGACAGCCGGCCGGAGACCCTCGGCAAGGAGGACGACGCATGA
- a CDS encoding solute symporter family protein, producing MSLTHQLAAPTAQFAAEGASEHRPLIISLFSVFVVATLAVTVWAGRKTKDATDFYAGGRSFTGFQNGLAISGDYMSAASFLGIAGAIALAGYDGFLYSIGFLVAWLVALLLVAEPLRNSGRYTMGDVLAYRMRQRPVRTAAGVSTIIVSIFYLLAQMVGAGALVALLLGITGETGKNLIVVFVGIVMILYVTIGGMKGTTWVQMIKACLLIGGTLIITFLVFHKFNYNLSTLLGAAAENSGKGKSFLEPGLKYGVTTTSKIDFISLGIALVLGTAGLPHILIRFYTVPTAKAARKSVNWAIGIIGVFYLMTIALGFGAAALLSPKTITDSNAAGNTAAPLLAQEIGGGADSNGGAILLAMISAVAFATILAVVAGLTLASSSSFAHDLYANVIRKGQATEKEEVRAARVSAVIIGGVAVALGIFAGKLNVAGLVALAFAVAASANLPTLLYSLFWKRFTTTGALWSIYGGLISSVLLVFFSPVVTGKETSMFPDVDFAWFPLENPGLISIPLGFLLGWVGSLLSKDEVAGGKKYAELEVRSMTGTGAH from the coding sequence ATGAGCCTGACCCACCAGCTCGCGGCGCCCACCGCGCAGTTCGCGGCAGAGGGGGCGAGCGAACACCGCCCGCTGATCATCAGCCTCTTCTCCGTCTTCGTGGTCGCCACCTTGGCCGTCACCGTGTGGGCGGGCCGCAAGACCAAGGACGCCACCGACTTCTACGCGGGCGGGCGCTCCTTCACCGGCTTCCAGAACGGCCTCGCCATCTCCGGCGACTACATGTCGGCCGCGTCCTTCCTGGGTATCGCGGGCGCCATCGCCCTCGCCGGGTACGACGGGTTCCTCTACTCCATCGGCTTCCTGGTCGCCTGGCTCGTCGCCCTGCTGCTGGTCGCCGAGCCGCTGCGCAACTCAGGCCGCTACACCATGGGCGACGTGCTCGCCTACCGGATGCGCCAGCGCCCGGTGCGCACGGCGGCCGGCGTCTCCACGATCATCGTCTCGATCTTCTACCTGCTCGCCCAGATGGTCGGCGCCGGAGCGCTGGTCGCGCTGCTGCTCGGCATCACCGGTGAGACGGGCAAGAACCTGATCGTCGTCTTCGTCGGCATCGTCATGATCCTCTACGTGACGATCGGCGGGATGAAGGGCACCACCTGGGTCCAGATGATCAAGGCGTGCCTGCTGATCGGCGGCACCCTGATCATCACGTTCCTGGTGTTCCACAAGTTCAACTACAACCTCTCCACGCTCCTGGGCGCGGCGGCGGAGAACAGCGGCAAGGGGAAGTCGTTCCTCGAGCCAGGACTGAAGTACGGCGTCACCACGACCTCGAAGATCGACTTCATCTCGCTGGGCATCGCCCTCGTCCTGGGCACCGCGGGACTGCCGCACATCCTCATCCGCTTCTACACCGTGCCCACGGCCAAGGCCGCGCGGAAGTCGGTGAACTGGGCGATCGGCATCATCGGCGTCTTCTACCTGATGACCATCGCGCTCGGCTTCGGCGCCGCAGCGCTGCTCAGCCCGAAGACGATCACCGACTCCAACGCCGCGGGCAACACGGCGGCCCCGCTGCTGGCCCAGGAGATCGGCGGCGGCGCCGACTCGAACGGAGGGGCCATCCTGCTGGCGATGATCTCGGCGGTCGCCTTCGCCACCATCCTCGCCGTCGTCGCCGGGCTCACCCTCGCCTCCTCCTCGTCCTTCGCGCACGACCTGTACGCCAACGTGATCCGCAAGGGTCAGGCGACCGAGAAGGAGGAGGTGCGCGCGGCCCGCGTCTCCGCCGTCATCATCGGCGGCGTCGCCGTCGCGCTGGGCATCTTCGCGGGCAAGCTGAACGTCGCGGGCCTGGTGGCGCTGGCCTTCGCGGTGGCCGCCTCCGCGAACCTGCCCACGCTGCTCTACAGCCTCTTCTGGAAGCGCTTCACCACCACGGGCGCGCTCTGGTCGATCTACGGCGGGCTGATCTCCTCGGTGCTGCTGGTGTTCTTCTCGCCGGTGGTCACGGGCAAGGAGACCTCGATGTTCCCCGACGTCGACTTCGCGTGGTTCCCCCTGGAGAACCCGGGCCTGATCTCCATCCCGCTGGGCTTTTTGCTGGGCTGGGTCGGCTCGCTTCTCTCGAAGGATGAGGTGGCGGGTGGCAAGAAGTACGCCGAGCTCGAGGTTCGCTCCATGACGGGGACGGGGGCCCACTGA